From Erigeron canadensis isolate Cc75 chromosome 8, C_canadensis_v1, whole genome shotgun sequence, one genomic window encodes:
- the LOC122579365 gene encoding aspartyl protease family protein 2-like encodes MGFFNHFLFLLIFCCVTTAFATNHIVLKPNSSSSSSILAGLDISNNPTLDDCGFTSPEETNSHYLPKPSVKLQLKHTSSSSTHTKPPAKDSLFDSTINDLTRIETLHKRILEKKTRNSFPGRIKQESVKEKPTGGSETEAEPPVGMETYAGKLMGTLKSGVTLGSGEYFMDVFIGTPPRHYSLILDTGSDLNWIQCTPCYDCFNQTGPHYDPNNSSSYRNVSCHDHRCGLVTSPDPAQICKPESTAQSCPYFYWYGDSSNTTGDFATETFTVNLTTNVGGFKQRHQEVQVENVMFGCGHWNRGLFHGAAGLLGLGRGPLSFASQLQSLYGHSFSYCLVDRDSNSSVSSKLIFGEDKDLLTHPELNFTALVGGKEAPVDVFYYVHIKSVVIGGETLDIPEKTWDLSSDGFGGTIIDSGTTLSYFADPAYDIIKNSFMEKVKGFPLVTDFPILEPCYNVSGMADYKNELPSFGIVFNDGAVWNFPVDNYFIKLEPEEIVCLAILGTPRSALSIIGNYQQQNFHIMYDTKKNRLGFAPRKCADV; translated from the coding sequence ATGGGTTTTTTCAatcactttttgtttcttttaatcttttgtTGTGTTACTACAGCTTTTGCAACAAACCATATTGTTCTAAAACCAAAcagttcttcttcttcttcgatTCTAGCTGGACTCGATATCTCGAACAATCCAACCTTAGATGATTGCGGATTCACCTCACCAGAAGAAACCAATTCCCACTATTTACCAAAACCATCAGTCAAACTCCAATTAAAACACACGTCATCATCTTCAACTCATACAAAACCACCCGCAAAAGACTCATTATTCGATTCTACGATAAACGATCTCACCAGAATCGAAACCTTACATAAAAGAATCCTGGAAAAGAAAACGCGCAATTCTTTTCCAGGACGAATAAAACAAGAAAGTGTAAAGGAAAAACCGACGGGAGGTTCTGAAACAGAAGCAGAACCTCCTGTCGGGATGGAAACCTATGCAGGTAAACTTATGGGAACCTTAAAATCCGGAGTAACACTTGGCTCTGGAGAATATTTTATGGATGTTTTTATAGGTACACCTCCTAGACATTATTCTTTAATTCTAGATACAGGTAGTGATTTAAATTGGATTCAATGTACACCATGTTACGATTGTTTTAATCAAACCGGGCCTCATTACGACCCCAACAATTCATCATCTTATAGAAATGTTAGCTGTCATGATCATCGGTGTGGTCTAGTTACTTCTCCCGACCCAGCCCAAATATGCAAGCCCGAATCTACAGCCCAATCGTGTCCTTATTTTTATTGGTACGGTGATAGCTCGAACACGACAGGGGACTTTGCTACCGAGACTTTTACGGTTAATTTGACTACAAATGTTGGTGGGTTTAAGCAGCGGCATCAAGAGGTTCAAGTTGAGAATGTTATGTTTGGTTGTGGTCATTGGAACCGCGGTTTGTTTCATGGTGCGGCTGGGTTGCTTGGGCTCGGGCGTGGCCCGTTGTCGTTTGCGTCTCAGTTACAGTCTTTATACGGGCATTCGTTTTCGTATTGTCTCGTTGATAGAGATAGTAATTCGAGTGTTAGTAGTAAGTTGATTTTCGGGGAAGATAAGGATCTTTTAACTCACCCCGAGTTGAATTTTACTGCGTTAGTTGGGGGCAAAGAGGCCCCCGTGGACGTTTTTTATTACGTTCATATAAAGTCGGTGGTCATTGGGGGTGAAACCCTCGATATACCGGAGAAAACATGGGATTTATCGTCGGACGGGTTCGGTGGAACTATAATCGACTCGGGAACCACACTTAGTTACTTTGCGGATCCTGCTTACGACATCATCAAAAATTCGTTTATGGAGAAAGTAAAAGGATTCCCATTAGTGACAGATTTCCCTATTCTCGAACCGTGTTACAACGTATCGGGAATGGCCGATTACAAAAACGAGCTACCCTCGTTTGGGATCGTGTTCAATGATGGCGCGGTGTGGAACTTTCCAGTCGATAACTACTTTATCAAGCTTGAACCCGAAGAAATAGTGTGTCTAGCCATATTGGGCACGCCTCGTTCTGCTTTATCAATAATTGGTAACTATCAACAACAAAATTTCCATATCATGTATGACACAAAGAAGAATAGGCTCGGGTTCGCGCCAAGAAAGTGCGCCGATGTTTAG